In Motacilla alba alba isolate MOTALB_02 unplaced genomic scaffold, Motacilla_alba_V1.0_pri HiC_scaffold_48, whole genome shotgun sequence, a genomic segment contains:
- the LOC119696833 gene encoding zinc finger protein 239-like — PFAPVSCSISQPSTAPAAAQPLCRGRPGASPCPCLWRGGKCHPLLVLPPPEQELRLESREDKSPGQKLVAEAVWSGSTAQEASGEEKARRCRTRRGCKGRWRRSEGERPSLGREGGRRWSQSSELVPHEQPHDGEKPHTCVECGKSFRWNSELIRHQRSHTGERPYECDQCRKRFKTSSDLLVHQRTHTEERPFRCPDCGQGFRHNAHLVRHQRIHTGERPHECGECGKSFSQSSHLIRHQRIHTGKQPYNCRECGKSFSQCSTLIRHQRTHTGERPYECDQCRKRFQTSSHLLRHYQSHTEERPFRCPDCGKGFRQNSTLIRHRRIHTGERPYECPQCGKSFSQRSHLTQHQRRHR; from the coding sequence ccctttgcccctgtgtcctgctccatctcccagcccagcacggccccggctgcagcacagcccctgtgccggGGACGCCCTGGGGCATCTCCTTGCCCTTGCCTGTGGCGCGGAGGCAAATGCCAtcctctgcttgtccttcctcccccagagcaggagctgaggctggagagcagggaggacaaatccccggggcagaagctcgTGGCAGAGGCCGTTTGGAGCGGCTCCACGGCGCAGGAAGCCAGCGGGGAGGAAAAGGCCCGGAGATGCCgcacgaggaggggctgcaaaggcagatggcGGCGATCTGAGGGGGAAAGACCCAGCCTGGGCCGGGAAGGCGGCCggagatggagccagagctCGGAGCTGGTGCCCCATGAGCAGCCCCATGATGGGGAGAAGCCCCACACGTGcgtggagtgtgggaagagcttcaggtggaACTCTGAGCTGATCAGGCACCAGAGGAGCCACACTGGGGAAcggccctacgagtgtgatcagtgcaggaagaggtttaaGACCAGCTCTGATCTCCTGGTGCACCAGCGCacgcacacagaggagaggcccttccgctgccccgactgcgggcAGGGCTTCAGGCACAACGCCCATCTTGTCAGGCACCagcgcatccacactggggagaggccccacgagtgtggggaatgtgggaagagcttcagccagagctcccACCTGATCCGccaccagaggatccacactgggAAACAGCCCTATAATTGtagggaatgtgggaagagcttcagccagtGTTCTACCCTGATCCGGCATCAGAGgacccacactggggagaggccctacgagtgtgatcagtgcaggaagaggtttcagaccagctcccatctcctccgGCACTATCAGagtcacacagaggagaggcccttccgctgccccgactgcgggaAGGGATTCAGGCAGAACTCCACCCTCATCAggcaccggcgcatccacaccggggagaggccctacgagtgtccccagtgtgggaagagcttctcacAGCGCTCCCACTTGACCCAACACCAACGGAGGCACCGGTAA
- the LOC119696831 gene encoding serine/threonine-protein kinase pim-1-like yields the protein MPPARPRPRAGLPRPRPRPSRRGLASARLWPYWRWRCWAGISAWGRGGIAALWLRLARARRRPRRRVQSRPRPRPRPRPRPRPRPRPRPLPEPAEDTRGVAAPSASAAASPARAAPLGSAAAGPEPPVSRSKERTSGDGRPGAVEGRSGAVAGPGPSADSRVPPAGKAQEALLQRYRVGSLLGRGGFGSVFSATRLSDGAPVAIKRVPRNRIRHWDELPDGTSAPLEIVLLAKVSTGFPGVVQLLEWLELPNNIVMVLERPEQCQDLLRFIRARGFLCEEVARELFRQVLEAVRHCTSCGVLHRDIKPENILVDLASGQAKLIDFGCGTYLQDTAYTYFAGTLSYSPPEWTRLGRYHGEAATIWTLGILLHQMVCGKHPFRRGRNISRGQLSLPPRLSQACQDLIRRCLSMHFLDRPSLEDLFCDPWVQGIPPP from the exons atgcccccggcccgcccccggccccgggcggggctgccccggccccggccccggccgtcCCGCCGCGGTCTCGCCTCCGCCCGGCTCTGGCCGTACTGGCGGTGGCGCTGCTGGGCGGGCATCAGCGCCTGGGGCAGGGGCGGCATCGCCGCCCTTTGGCTCCGCCTGGCCCGAGCCCGGCGCCGGCCCCGACGCAGGGTCCAGTCCCGACCCcgaccccggccccggccccggccccggccccggccccggccccggccccggcccctcccggAGCCCGCGGAGGACACACGCGGCGTGGCCGCTCCCTCCGCCTCCGCTGCGGCTTCCCCGGCCCGAGCTGCGCCGctcggcagcgcggccgccggccccgagccTCCCGTGTCCCGTTCGAAAGAGCGAACGTCGGGGGATGGCCGGCCCGGGGCGGTTGAGGGGCGCTCGGGGGCCGTTGCTGGCCCCGGGCCGAGCGCTGACAGCCGCGTCCCGCCCGCAGGGAAGGCgcaggaggctctgctgcagcgcTACCGGGTGGGTTCGCTGCTGGGGCGCGGCGGCTTCGGCAGCGTCTTCTCGGCGACGCGGCTCTCGGACGGCGCCCCg GTGGCCATCAAAAGGGTGCCGCGGAACCGCATCCGGCACTGGGACGAGCTG CCCGACGGCACCAGCGCACCGCTGGAGAtcgtgctgctggccaaggtgtCCACCGGCTTCCCTGGTGTcgtgcagctgctggagtggctTGAGCTCCCCAACAACATCGTGATGGTGCTGGAGCGGCCAGAGCAATGTCAGGACCTCCTGCGTTTCATTCGGGCACGGGGGTTCCTGTGCGAGGAGGTGGCGCGGGAGCTGTTCcgccaggtgctggaggccgTGCGGCACTGCACCAGCTGCGGGGTCCTGCACCGCGACATCAAGCCAGAGAACATCCTGGTTGACCTGGCCAGCGGGCAGGCCAAATTGATTGACTTTGGCTGTGGCACCTACCTGCAAGACACAGCCTACACTTACTTTGCAG GAACACTGTCCTACAGTCCCCCGGAATGGACCCGCTTGGGCCGGTACCACGGCGAGGCAGCAACGATCTGGACGCTGGGCATCCTGCTGCACCAGATGGTCTGCGGGAAGCACCCTTTCAGGAGGGGCCGGAACATCAGCCGGGGCCAGCTCTCGCTGCCACCACGGCTCTCTCAAG CGTGCCAAGATCTGATCAGGCGGTGTTTATCCATGCACTTCTTGGACAGGCCCTCATTAGAAGACCTGTTCTGTGATCCTTGGGTGCAGGGTATTCCTCCGCCGtag